From one Haloferax marinisediminis genomic stretch:
- a CDS encoding DUF502 domain-containing protein produces MDVLARLRSSFVTGLILVAPLAVTVFVLQFLFNRITAALRPLVREITPFLADALNYSGDIVLISQLLAALIIAVTIALVGYLASMSLGQRLFGSFERGVELLPLVRTIYFGVRQVSESLTEPTAGYDRVVLVEFPREGLFSIGFVTNEAPESVSKATDDDLYTVFVPNSPNPTAGALVMLSPDEIRELDMPVRRGLRLLVTTGLSVNDPETLPSGPAGYDPANGVDGAQTNTDVDTRGEHEQSSN; encoded by the coding sequence ATGGACGTGCTCGCTCGGCTTCGAAGTAGTTTCGTCACGGGTCTCATTCTCGTCGCACCGCTCGCCGTGACCGTGTTCGTCCTCCAGTTTCTCTTCAACCGCATCACGGCAGCGCTCCGCCCGTTAGTTCGAGAGATAACCCCCTTCCTCGCGGACGCGCTCAACTACTCGGGCGATATCGTGCTCATCTCACAACTCCTGGCGGCGCTCATCATCGCGGTGACCATCGCACTCGTCGGCTATCTCGCATCGATGAGTCTCGGTCAGCGCCTCTTCGGAAGTTTCGAGCGCGGCGTCGAACTCCTCCCGCTCGTCCGAACCATCTACTTCGGCGTCCGGCAAGTTTCCGAGTCGCTCACAGAACCCACTGCTGGGTACGACCGTGTCGTTCTCGTCGAGTTCCCTCGTGAGGGACTGTTTTCTATCGGGTTCGTCACCAACGAGGCGCCCGAATCGGTGTCGAAAGCGACCGACGACGACCTGTACACGGTGTTCGTCCCCAACAGTCCCAATCCGACTGCCGGCGCACTCGTCATGCTCTCGCCGGACGAAATCCGCGAACTCGACATGCCGGTTCGTCGCGGGCTGCGTCTCCTCGTCACCACGGGGTTGAGCGTGAACGACCCCGAAACGTTGCCGTCTGGTCCGGCAGGCTACGACCCCGCAAACGGTGTCGATGGCGCCCAGACGAACACGGATGTCGACACTCGCGGCGAACACGAACAAAGCTCGAACTGA
- a CDS encoding riboflavin synthase, which produces MFTGIVEGPGEIVGVTDTASGFSAGEITSDDSSDGGRRLRIRTDLEFDDLHHGQSIAVSGVCLTVEEFGDDWFEVFLAAETVEKTYLGEVGEGDRVNLERALAASDRFDGHIVQGHVDGTTTVSNVEQVGDDWFFEFDLPESLAKYVVQKGSVCLDGISLTVADRRDDSFAVAIIPTTYDLTTLSEKDPGDPIHVEVDVVAKYVESMLDGYVDGLRAE; this is translated from the coding sequence ATGTTCACAGGAATCGTGGAGGGGCCGGGCGAAATCGTCGGTGTGACCGACACCGCGAGTGGTTTCTCCGCAGGAGAGATTACGTCGGATGACTCATCCGACGGTGGTCGCCGCCTTCGAATCAGAACCGACCTCGAGTTCGACGACCTCCACCACGGCCAATCTATCGCCGTCTCTGGCGTCTGTCTGACGGTCGAGGAGTTCGGCGACGACTGGTTCGAAGTCTTCCTCGCCGCAGAGACGGTCGAGAAGACCTACCTCGGCGAGGTCGGTGAAGGCGACCGAGTCAACCTCGAACGCGCGCTCGCGGCGAGTGACCGCTTCGACGGACACATCGTACAGGGTCACGTCGACGGGACGACCACGGTCAGCAACGTCGAACAAGTCGGTGACGACTGGTTCTTCGAGTTCGACCTGCCCGAGTCGCTCGCGAAGTACGTCGTCCAGAAAGGCTCTGTCTGTCTCGACGGCATCAGTCTCACCGTGGCCGACCGCCGTGACGACTCGTTCGCCGTGGCAATCATCCCGACGACCTACGACCTGACAACGCTCTCGGAGAAAGACCCCGGCGACCCGATTCACGTCGAGGTCGACGTGGTTGCAAAGTACGTCGAGTCGATGCTCGACGGCTACGTCGACGGGTTGCGCGCGGAGTAG
- a CDS encoding PrsW family intramembrane metalloprotease yields MDQSRDPVERGSDGKADLYDIATWEERTSVDGLAVALYRLLVASTRAIVILTALLILVGIGGLTAITDPQIGALTLLSALPALGLAGYVYYTDVTDNEPLSVLVVTFLLGVLTATFAAVLNSLLGNVGQTIATELSLSIGFFGSIIFFFLVVGPVEETVKLLAVRLYAYSNSSFNSVVDGAVYGAMAGLGFATIENALYITRNIMMSGLDVGVADGAAIIGAGSTITAVRALAGPGHVIYSAIAGYYLGLAKFNKENAGPIVVKGLILASVVHATYNSTVGIGSFAIASLTGLGSLPSFLVYVLIYDGIFGLYLIRKIRRYSQAYHAAYEPSQPASSFTSEVTEFED; encoded by the coding sequence ATGGACCAGAGCCGAGACCCGGTCGAACGTGGGTCCGATGGAAAGGCGGACCTCTACGACATCGCGACGTGGGAGGAACGGACGTCCGTCGACGGATTAGCCGTCGCACTCTACCGACTGTTGGTCGCGTCTACCCGCGCAATCGTCATCCTCACCGCGCTCCTCATTCTCGTCGGTATCGGTGGACTCACAGCGATTACCGACCCACAGATTGGCGCACTCACGTTGCTGTCGGCGTTGCCGGCACTCGGCCTCGCAGGGTACGTCTACTACACCGACGTGACCGATAACGAACCACTCTCGGTTCTCGTGGTCACGTTCCTCCTCGGCGTTCTGACGGCCACGTTTGCGGCCGTTCTCAACTCGCTCTTGGGCAACGTCGGGCAGACGATTGCGACCGAACTATCGCTCAGCATCGGGTTCTTCGGGTCGATTATCTTCTTCTTCCTCGTCGTCGGCCCCGTCGAAGAGACGGTGAAGTTGCTCGCGGTTCGTCTGTACGCGTACTCCAACAGTAGTTTCAACTCCGTCGTCGACGGCGCAGTCTACGGCGCGATGGCTGGTCTCGGCTTCGCCACCATCGAGAACGCCCTCTACATCACTCGCAACATCATGATGTCGGGACTCGACGTCGGTGTCGCCGATGGCGCCGCGATCATCGGTGCTGGCAGCACCATCACGGCGGTTCGCGCACTCGCCGGCCCGGGTCACGTCATCTACTCTGCTATCGCAGGCTACTACCTTGGCCTCGCGAAGTTCAACAAAGAAAACGCCGGCCCAATCGTCGTCAAGGGCCTCATCCTCGCGTCGGTCGTCCACGCAACGTACAACTCGACGGTCGGCATCGGGTCGTTCGCCATCGCGTCGCTGACGGGACTGGGTTCCCTCCCGTCGTTCCTCGTGTACGTACTCATCTACGACGGTATCTTCGGCCTCTACCTCATCCGGAAGATTCGTCGCTACAGTCAGGCGTACCACGCGGCATACGAACCAAGCCAGCCCGCGTCGTCGTTCACGTCGGAAGTGACTGAGTTCGAAGACTGA
- a CDS encoding DUF7532 family protein has product MHFDPREQAALREVGLDTDDLREASEHVSAAVDADADRLAAFFGDGGTFYSDMEMAHSASDVQEHTVDHIDLYTHGASLRGYLKFDSWGVPIEGGRILSEETVELSLGPTVDARVKFARDPDDL; this is encoded by the coding sequence ATGCATTTCGACCCACGCGAACAGGCGGCGCTCCGCGAGGTCGGTCTCGACACTGACGACCTCCGTGAAGCGTCCGAGCACGTCAGCGCGGCCGTCGACGCAGACGCCGACCGTCTCGCAGCGTTCTTCGGCGACGGCGGAACGTTCTATTCGGATATGGAGATGGCACACAGTGCCAGCGACGTACAGGAACACACGGTCGACCACATCGACCTCTACACGCACGGGGCGTCACTCCGTGGCTACCTCAAGTTCGACTCGTGGGGCGTTCCCATCGAGGGTGGACGCATCCTCTCTGAGGAGACGGTCGAACTCTCGCTCGGCCCGACCGTCGACGCGCGCGTGAAGTTCGCCCGCGACCCCGACGACCTATGA